A window of the Sardina pilchardus chromosome 21, fSarPil1.1, whole genome shotgun sequence genome harbors these coding sequences:
- the LOC134069001 gene encoding sperm microtubule associated protein 2-like has protein sequence MVHLGRVLELAQPKDPKTIWITTPWHVKWGNQEQIVPVSFAALHAVPTARLMALAKPKKDFSGLSGLYQTRAREEEHLPPRRTLRPSCQADQYEHIVRLSAPKRRSTSSQEMRPPHTISCEHSCPIWHIDPGVKSVYVSPRLRQLASPKPHHPSFQSNKETVETYISSTAKTAQTTSRLDLLSLSKKRENGMFYDRGHPERPIWLVSKEAINAKASPRVAELSLPKLLAKDYLPPRDLVLNA, from the exons ATGGTTCATCTCGGTAGAGTCCTGGAACTTGCCCAACCCAAAGACCCCAAAACAATCTGGATCACTACACCATG GCATGTGAAATGGGGAAACCAGGAGCAAATTGTGCCAGTGTCCTTCGCTGCTCTGCATGCTGTTCCAACAGCAAGACTCATGGCACTGGCGAAGCCCAAGAAAGACTTCTCTGGATTGAGTGGGCTCTATCAGACCAG GGCCCGAGAGGAAGAGCATCTCCCTCCTAGGAGGACGTTGCGTCCTTCCTGCCAGGCGGACCAGTATGAACACATTGTGCGCCTGTCAGCGCCTAAGAGGAGATCCACCAGCTCCCAGGAAATGAG GCCTCCTCACACCATCTCCTGTGAGCACAGCTGCCCAATCTGGCACATCGACCCCGGAGTCAAGAGCGTCTATGTCTCACCACGCCTCAGACAACTGGCCAGTCCCAAGCCCCACCATCCCAGCTTCCAGAGCAACAAGGAG ACCGTGGAGACGTACATCTCAAGCACGGCTAAAACTGCACAGACCACGTCGAGGCTGGATCTGCTGTCTCTgtccaaaaaaagagagaacgggATGTTCTATGACAGAGGACACCCTGAGCGGCCTATTTGGCTG GTATCAAAGGAAGCAATAAACGCCAAGGCCAGTCCTCGGGTCGCGGAGCTGTCGTTGCCCAAGCTGCTTGCCAAGGACTACCTTCCTCCGAGGGATCTTGTTTTGAACGCCTGA
- the arl9 gene encoding ADP-ribosylation factor-like protein 9, whose amino-acid sequence MASLREVGMVSAAVAVTGGLVYIVWNLLYASGKKKPDKKDESPPKLEKIQEVKAHETAQAPVQAPVVSETQPAKPKGTWVLVLGLEGAGKTSVLHCFATGSLEQDVTPTEGFNAVSINKEDLQIEFLEIGGTENLRAYWQKYLSKALVLLYVVDSTDKARFPIAKKHLHELLLSSASHLPLVVLANKQDVADACGITDLHEALDLGVVGEERKLFLIGTSVRRGQQLNSGVEDARNLVIQMVAPDC is encoded by the exons ATGGCTAGTTTGAGGGAAGTCGGAATGGTGAGCGCAGCTGTGGCTGTCACTGGTGGACTGGTGTATATCGTGTGGAATTTGTTGTATGCCTCAGGAAAAAAGAAGCCCGACAAAAAAGACGAATCCCCACCGAAGCTAGAGAAAATACAAGAAGTAAAGGCACATGAAACCGCGCAGGCACCAGTGCAGGCACCAGTAGTATCAGAG ACACAACCAGCCAAGCCAAAGGGTACTTGGGTCCTCGTGCTTGGACTGGAGGGAGCTGGGAAGACGAGTGTGCTTCACTGCTTCGCCACCGGGTCTTTGGAGCAGGACGTGACCCCAACGGAGGGCTTCAATGCCGTCTCCATCAACAAAGAAGACCTTCAGATCGAATTTCTCGAGA TTGGGGGCACTGAGAACCTGCGAGCTTACTGGCAGAAGTACCTGTCCAAGGCACTGGTGCTTCTCTATGTGGTGGACTCGACTGACAAGGCTCGCTTTCCCATCGCTAAAAAGCACCTGCATGAGCTGCTGCTGTCCTCAGCCTCCCATCTGCCCTTAGTGGTGCTGGCCAACAAACAG GATGTAGCTGACGCCTGCGGCATCACTGACCTCCACGAAGCCCTGGACCTCGGTGTAGTTGGAGAGGAGCGAAAACTCTTCCTCATCGGCACGTCCGTGAGGAGGGGTCAGCAGCTGAACTCGGGCGTTGAGGACGCTCGAAATTTGGTCATTCAGATGGTGGCACCTGACTGCTAG
- the srp72 gene encoding signal recognition particle subunit SRP72 codes for MASGTGTVASLWTEVNRCGQNGDFTRALKAVNKILDVVKDDVTALHCKIVCLIQNGGFKEALNVINTHTKSLPSEAIVFEKAYCEYRLNRVENALKTIKSAADQSNKLKELYGQVLYRLERYDDCQEVYNDLIRNSVDEYEEERKTNLSAVVAAQSAWEKVAPEDLGLPETTYELCYNAACTLIGQGQLTEAMNKLRQAEDLCRGSLAEDSDVTEEEIESELAIIHSQMAYIMQLQGRTEDALQLYNQVIKLKPTDVGLLAVTANNIITINKDQNVFDSKKKVKLTNADGVEYKLAKKQIQTIEFNKALLAMYTNQADQCRKLSSNLQAQNPGHPRPVLIQVAQLNREKQHTKAIELLQNFSDQHPEKASGIKLTMAQLYLTQAHVTKACDILRSIEEFKHKQGMVSALVTMYAHEEDIDSAIDVFSQSIQYYKSEQPGSAAHLSLVREAANFKLKYGRKKEAISDLEQLWKQNTNDVHTLAQLISAYSLVDQDKAKSLSKHLPSPDTMAFNVDVDELENSHGATYVRKKAAKVVGENLPKEQGQGDLKKKKKKKKGKLPKNCDPKSTPDLERWLPMRERSYYRGKKKGKKKEQIGKGTQGATSGASAELDASKTASSPPTSPRPGSSTAGASAAAASNVVPPRQQKPAPSTRKKQPQKKKKGGKGGW; via the exons ATGGCGAGTGGCACAGGGACGGTCGCGTCGCTGTGGACCGAAGTGAATCGGTGTGGTCAAAACGGGGACTTTACAAGAGCTCTCAAAGCTGTCAACAAAA TTCTTGACGTAGTGAAAGATGATGTGACTGCCCTGCATTGTAAAATAGTCTGCCTCATTCAGAATGGAGGTTTCAAAGAAGCCTTGAATgtcataaacactcacactaaGAGTCTGCCTAG tgAGGCAATAGTATTTGAAAAGGCGTACTGTGAGTATCGCCTGAACAGAGTAGAAAATGCCTTGAAAACCATTAAGAGTGCTGCAGATCAGTCCAACAAACTGAAAGAGCTCTACGGCCAAGTG CTGTACCGGTTGGAACGGTACGATGACTGCCAAGAGGTGTACAACGATCTAATCAGGAACTCCGTAGACGAatatgaggaggagagaaagacaaacctGTCGGCTGTGGTGGCGGCGCAGAGCGCATGGGAGAAAGTTGCTCCA GAAGACTTGGGTTTGCCTGAAACCACATACGAGCTGTGCTACAACGCTGCCTGCACCCTGATTGGTCAAGGCCAGCTCACAGAAGCCATGAACAAGCTCCGTCAAGCTGAGG ATCTGTGTCGGGGATCTTTGGCTGAGGATTCG GACGTGACGGAGGAGGAGATCGAGTCAGAGCTGGCCATCATCCACTCCCAAATGGCCTACATCATGCAGCTCCAGGGAAGGACTGAGGATGCTCTCCAGCTCTACAATCAAGTTATCAAACTCAA GCCAACTGATGTGGGACTCTTGGCTGTGACTGCCAACAATATTATCACCATTAACAAG GACCAAAACGTGTTTGACTCCAAGAAGAAGGTGAAACTGACGAACGCAGACGGTGTGGAGTACAAGCTGGCCAAGAAGCAGATTCAGACCATCGAGTTCAACAAAGCTCTCCTGGCCATGTACACCAATCAG GCGGATCAGTGTCGGAAGTTGTCGTCGAACCTGCAGGCCCAGAACCCAGGCCACCCCAGACCGGTGCTGATTCAGGTGGCCCAGCTGAATCGAGAGAAGCAGCACACAAAGGCCATAGAGCTGCTGCAG AACTTTTCGGACCAGCATCCTGAGAAGGCTTCTGGCATTAAACTAACTATGGCACAACTCTATTTGACACAAG CTCATGTCACAAAAGCCTGTGATATCTTGCGGTCTATAGAAGAATTTAAGCACAAGCAGGGAATG GTCTCTGCCCTGGTCACGATGTACGCTCATGAGGAGGATATTGACAGTGCTATCGACGTTTTCAGCCAATCTATTCAGTATTACAAGTCGGAACAG CCTGGATCGGCGGCCCATTTGTCCCTGGTCCGAGAAGCCGCAAACTTCAAGCTGAAGTACGGCCGCAAGAAGGAAGCCATCAGCGACCTGGAGCAGCTGTGGAA GCAGAACACTAATGACGTCCACACGTTGGCCCAGCTGATATCGGCGTACTCTCTAGTGGATCAGGACAAGGCAAAATC CCTAAGCAAGCACCTGCCCTCTCCAGACACCATGGCCTTCAACGTGGACGTGGATGAGTTGGAGAACTCTCACGGTGCCACTTACGTCAGGAAGAAGGCGGCCAAGGTGGTGGGGGAGAATTTGCCCAAAGAGCAAGG TCAAGGGGAtctgaaaaagaagaagaagaaaaagaagg GTAAATTGCCCAAAAACTGCGATCCCAAGTCCACTCCCGACCTTGAGCGCTGGCTGCCCATGAGGGAGCGTTCGTACTACCGCGGCAAGAAGAAGGGCAAGAAGAAGGAGCAGATCGGAAAGGGGACACAGGGCGCCACGTCGGGAGCCTCAGCCGAACT GGACGCCAGCAAAACAGCCAGCAGCCCCCCCACATCCCCAAGGCCGGGCTCAAGCACTGCGGGCGCGTCGGCGGCGGCAGCCAGCAACGTGGTCCCCCCGCGACAGCAGAAGCCTGCCCCATCCACCCGCAAGAAGCAGccgcagaagaagaagaagggaggaaagggaggatGGTAG
- the leprotl1 gene encoding leptin receptor overlapping transcript-like 1: MAGIKALISLSFGGAIGLMFLMLGCALPVYDKYWPLFLLFFYILAPIPYCISRRVVDDTDSASNACKELALFLTTGIVVSAFGLPIVFARATVIAWGACALVLTGNVVIFATILGFFLVFGSNDDFSWQQW; this comes from the exons ATGGCCGGCATTAAAG CCTTGATCAGCTTGTCCTTTGGTGGAGCCATTGGACTGATGTTTTTGATGCTTGGATGTGCGTTGCCAGTGTACGA TAAATACTGGCccctgttcctcctcttcttctacaTCCTGGCTCCAATTCCCTACTGCATCTCGCGAAGGGTGGTCGATGACACAGACTCTGCCAGCAATGCCTGTAAAGAGCTGGCCTTATTTCTCACGACCGGGATAGTGGTGTCTGCTTTTGGACTGCCTATTGTTTTTGCCCGTGCAACAGTG ATTGCCTGGGGAGCCTGCGCGCTTGTGTTAACCGGCAATGTAGTCATTTTTGCCACCATCTTGGGATTCTTCTTGGTCTTTGGATCCAATGATGATTTCAGTTGGCAGCAGTGGTAA
- the LOC134069039 gene encoding hyaluronan mediated motility receptor isoform X1 — protein sequence MRRFFRVHRNEDYSQIQYLTAKCTRLSQENAVLERECVVAREGERALQAERDGLTLQLRHKEQAILELRVKHDQLVNQANLEKELVEILKRRVRSMAEESCKEAALLGLQLEQVGSELQLLLGSEARLEGLVEMLRAQARRREAQVKSLKAQLHSKTQQLEDVQGEYASLTQELQDMRSAHQRTVEELQRENEGSLRKLRETAEQFEWLCEQQRVWMCGFKRFKDNLSEEKESLILQVDRLQKEVTELRKSPHSSIQDPEDVDIPLYSRSARETPWDADVTSGLQAEVDRWRGMYEELFSKLTPSQGEDAVNGYQKPP from the exons atgaggAGGTTTTTCAGAGTCCACAGGAATGAGGACTACAGCCAGATCCAGTATCTCACTGCCAAGTGCACCCGTCTGTCACAGGAAAATG CAGTgctggagagggagtgtgtggtggccagggagggagagagggcactGCAGGCTGAGAGGGACGGTCTGACCCTTCAGCTACGGCATAAGGAACAGGCCATCCTCGAGCTGAGGGTCAAACACGACCAGCTGGTTAACCAAGCCAACCTGGAGAAG GAGCTGGTGGAGATCCTAAAGCGCCGCGTGCGCTCCATGGCGGAGGAGAGCTGTAAGGAGGCGGCGCTGCTGGGGCTGCAGCTGGAGCAGGTGGGCAgtgagctgcagctgctgctgggctCCGAGGCGCGTCTGGAGGGTCTGGTGGAGATGCTCAGGGCCCAGGCCAGGCGCAGAGAGGCCCAGGTCAAGAGCCTCAAGGCACAGCTGCACAG CAAGACCCAGCAGTTGGAGGACGTCCAGGGCGAGTACGCTTCCCTCACTCAGGAGCTGCAGGACATGCGCAGCGCCCACCAGAGGACGGTGGAGGAACTGCAGCGCGAAAACGAAGGAAGCCTGCGGAAGCTGCGCGAAACGGCCGAGCAGTTTGAGTGGCTGTGCGAGCAGCAGCGGGTCTGGATGTGCGGCTTCAAAAG ATTCAAAGATAATCTCTCCGAGGAGAAGGAATCCTTGATTCTTCAAGTAGACAGGTTGCAAAAGGAGGTCACTGAACTGAGGAAAAGCCCGCACTCATCAATCCAGGACCCGGAGGATGTGGACATCCCACTTTACAGCCGGTCAGCGAG AGAGACCCCCTGGGACGCGGACGTGACGTCCGGCCTGCAGGCCGAGGTGGACAGGTGGAGGGGCATGTACGAGGAGCTCTTCAGCAAACTCACGCCATCCCAG GGGGAGGACGCTGTCAACGGATACCAGAAACCCCCGTGA
- the LOC134069039 gene encoding hyaluronan mediated motility receptor isoform X2, which translates to MRRFFRVHRNEDYSQIQYLTAKCTRLSQENAVLERECVVAREGERALQAERDGLTLQLRHKEQAILELRVKHDQLVNQANLEKELVEILKRRVRSMAEESCKEAALLGLQLEQVGSELQLLLGSEARLEGLVEMLRAQARRREAQVKSLKAQLHSKTQQLEDVQGEYASLTQELQDMRSAHQRTVEELQRENEGSLRKLRETAEQFEWLCEQQRVWMCGFKRFKDNLSEEKESLILQVDRLQKEVTELRKSPHSSIQDPEDVDIPLYSRETPWDADVTSGLQAEVDRWRGMYEELFSKLTPSQGEDAVNGYQKPP; encoded by the exons atgaggAGGTTTTTCAGAGTCCACAGGAATGAGGACTACAGCCAGATCCAGTATCTCACTGCCAAGTGCACCCGTCTGTCACAGGAAAATG CAGTgctggagagggagtgtgtggtggccagggagggagagagggcactGCAGGCTGAGAGGGACGGTCTGACCCTTCAGCTACGGCATAAGGAACAGGCCATCCTCGAGCTGAGGGTCAAACACGACCAGCTGGTTAACCAAGCCAACCTGGAGAAG GAGCTGGTGGAGATCCTAAAGCGCCGCGTGCGCTCCATGGCGGAGGAGAGCTGTAAGGAGGCGGCGCTGCTGGGGCTGCAGCTGGAGCAGGTGGGCAgtgagctgcagctgctgctgggctCCGAGGCGCGTCTGGAGGGTCTGGTGGAGATGCTCAGGGCCCAGGCCAGGCGCAGAGAGGCCCAGGTCAAGAGCCTCAAGGCACAGCTGCACAG CAAGACCCAGCAGTTGGAGGACGTCCAGGGCGAGTACGCTTCCCTCACTCAGGAGCTGCAGGACATGCGCAGCGCCCACCAGAGGACGGTGGAGGAACTGCAGCGCGAAAACGAAGGAAGCCTGCGGAAGCTGCGCGAAACGGCCGAGCAGTTTGAGTGGCTGTGCGAGCAGCAGCGGGTCTGGATGTGCGGCTTCAAAAG ATTCAAAGATAATCTCTCCGAGGAGAAGGAATCCTTGATTCTTCAAGTAGACAGGTTGCAAAAGGAGGTCACTGAACTGAGGAAAAGCCCGCACTCATCAATCCAGGACCCGGAGGATGTGGACATCCCACTTTACAGCCG AGAGACCCCCTGGGACGCGGACGTGACGTCCGGCCTGCAGGCCGAGGTGGACAGGTGGAGGGGCATGTACGAGGAGCTCTTCAGCAAACTCACGCCATCCCAG GGGGAGGACGCTGTCAACGGATACCAGAAACCCCCGTGA